The genomic segment TTTGCGAGATGAGAAGTAACAATTATTTTGGATGTTAAGTGTTCAGAGTtgtttatgttttaatatatggCATCGGCATCCATTCCTATATTATTGGCATGGTACTTATGTGCATTCATTGTTTCAGCAGTTTGTTCTAACTCTTGAGTACTCTCCATTCATTACAGTTGGAGTCCTGATTGAACAATGAGACTTTTGGATCTGTGGTTCTGATGTATCCTGTCTTTGTACAGCCCTATGTACAGCACTGTGCACACTTAATAGCGCTATTATAAGTTATGCCTATGGTACCTACCTCTTTGTGATGGGTAGAACTAGTATTACCAGTGAGTAGGTGGATCTATAAATGACAGGCTACAGTTTCTAGATGACATTAAACATGCCTTATACTTGTCTCGGTGGCTGTTCCCAGGCAGACTCTGACTTCAGATCATTTAATGTAAAGGAGAACATGAACTTTGACTAAGAGGGAGGAGTGTCCTTATATCTTGTGATTCCAAGGGAAGGAATTTTATGGCTTTATTTCTGCCAACTATTTGGGCAGTAGTCAGAACCCAGGTTGTAAGAGTAAGATTAGCAGTGCTTAAACTCTGCTTTCCATAGAGAGAGTTTTTGAGAAGTCAATGAAGATGTAAAGAAGAAGACTGAAACTGGAGAAATTGGAGCACCCTCTCAGCAACAACAGAACCACAATACAATTACATATAGACTGAAGTGATTTTGTTCAAGGACTGTAAAAAGCAGGGCAGCTAACTGGATTACAGAAATAATGGCTCTGGTCCTTCACATTTTGGCTTGCATTTTTGGTGCTGGTGCTTGGGTGGCTATCAATGGCCTTTGGGTGGAACTTCCTGTAATAGTGAATGATCTTCCAGAAGGATGGTACTTACCCTCATACTTGACCATCATCATCCAACTGGCCAACATTGGGCCTCTTATTGTCACACTCATGCACAAGTTCAAGCCAGGCTGGCTGAATGAAGTTGCTATTATATATACCATCATTGTTTTGGGTATTGTTGCCTCTTTCCTTTTGGCGTTTTTCTGGAGAGAGACAACATGGGTTGGAGGAGAACTTCACAGCACTGGGTTCCTGGCACTGACCTTCTTTTTGTCCATAGTGGATTGTACCTCTTCAGTGACTTTTCTTCCCTTCATGATGAAGCTGGAGGCACAATACTTGACCTCCTATTTTGTCGGTGAAGGCCTAAGTGGGTTCATTCCAGGCTTGCTCTCTCTAATTCAGGGTGTTGGGATAGTGAAGTGtgttaatgtaactgaatctgaCAATGGCACCCAAATCATAACCAGCAGCTCCTACAAGACAGATCAGCTGGAAACCCAATACCTACCTGCTAACTACTCAGTCCAAGTCTTCCTTTTCCTTCTATGCATTATGATGGCCTATTGTTTGATAGCCTTTTACTTGCTAACAAGGTTCAGCTCCAAGCAGCATCTCCTTCAGAGCTCCATAACGCTCTACAATTCTTCCTCCACCATCAACAGCATTAGGAATCCTACAGAAATGGAACTATGCGAAGCAAAACAAGAGGACACTAGTGCCCCAACCAGGGATAATCTTCCTAGAGCAGAATTTAATACTCAAGAGATTTCTTGTGGCCAGTATGCTCTGATATATTGCCTCATTGCATGGGTCAATGCCCTCACCAATGGGGT from the Xenopus laevis strain J_2021 chromosome 9_10L, Xenopus_laevis_v10.1, whole genome shotgun sequence genome contains:
- the LOC108701995 gene encoding riboflavin transporter 2, whose translation is MALVLHILACIFGAGAWVAINGLWVELPVIVNDLPEGWYLPSYLTIIIQLANIGPLIVTLMHKFKPGWLNEVAIIYTIIVLGIVASFLLAFFWRETTWVGGELHSTGFLALTFFLSIVDCTSSVTFLPFMMKLEAQYLTSYFVGEGLSGFIPGLLSLIQGVGIVKCVNVTESDNGTQIITSSSYKTDQLETQYLPANYSVQVFLFLLCIMMAYCLIAFYLLTRFSSKQHLLQSSITLYNSSSTINSIRNPTEMELCEAKQEDTSAPTRDNLPRAEFNTQEISCGQYALIYCLIAWVNALTNGVLPSVQTYSCMPYGNLAYHLSAALGSMANPVACLIAMFLPCQSLLALVLMSTIGTGFGIYNMVSAVQSPCPMLQGSNWGIALIVISWVLFIGMLSYVKVMIGIILRSQSHSALLWCGAVVQLGSMIGALVMFPLVNIYGFFQSADLCNSQCTG